The Deltaproteobacteria bacterium nucleotide sequence ATCCAGGAAAAGTTCGAAAAATGGAAAGACATTGTTCAATTACAAGGCCCAAAGGGATTGTTTGAAATCAAAGGCTTTCGGGACCATGCACTCAAAGGTGAGTGGCAAGGCGCAAGAGCCAGCAGACTGAATGATCAATGGCGAGTGATATATTACGTAGTTGCAAATGAGATAAAAATTTTGGTGATGGAGGTCACGCCTCATGATTACAGGAAAAAAGGTTAAAGAAATTTTGAAGAGTGGTTCATTTGTTCCCGCGAAGACTCTTGTCTTGGTGAGCCCCGGCCAATCTCTGCGAATTATACGAGAGCTTCAAGAGCTTTCTCAAAATGAACTGGCAAACCTCAGTGGGCTTCCACAGTCCACAATTTCTGGTATGGAATCTGGAAGAATCAATATCGGCGTAGAACGAGCAAAAGTTTTAGCAAAAGCCCTGCGCATTCACCCTGCGGTCATTGTATTTCCTGGCTGGGAAAGTGAAAAGGCGTCATAAAAGATTTACCTGTGATTTGAATAAAACACGCAAATCCCTTGT carries:
- a CDS encoding type II toxin-antitoxin system mRNA interferase toxin, RelE/StbE family; translation: MWNVFLEKNAVKALNKAPKEIQEKFEKWKDIVQLQGPKGLFEIKGFRDHALKGEWQGARASRLNDQWRVIYYVVANEIKILVMEVTPHDYRKKG
- a CDS encoding helix-turn-helix transcriptional regulator codes for the protein MITGKKVKEILKSGSFVPAKTLVLVSPGQSLRIIRELQELSQNELANLSGLPQSTISGMESGRINIGVERAKVLAKALRIHPAVIVFPGWESEKAS